The following are from one region of the Paenibacillus sabinae T27 genome:
- a CDS encoding PTS fructose transporter subunit IIABC: protein MRITDLMIKQTMIMDLKATTKEAAIDELIASLSANGRINDPVLFKQMILKREEESSTGIGGGIAMPHAKTKAVNEATVVFAKSAGGVEFESLDEEPAYLFFMIAAPEGAANTHLRTLAALSRLLIDAEFIDKLKNTKTPDEVTALFDAKQEEQEAAKKAEEEKAKREEEAKAAEPAGMIVGNPSNLEAFVVAVTACPTGIAHTFMAEDALKKKAKELGINIRVETNGSEGAKNVLTSDEIRRANGVIVAADKQVEMARFDGKPLLQRPVSDGIRKPEELIRKAAAGDAPIYHNQGKAASDAPSAGKTSVGSKIYKDLMNGISHMLPFVVGGGILLAISFLFEQVASVDNPIVKLLQTIGGGDGAFHFLIPILAGFIAMSIGDRPALMPGMVGGFMAASSNAGFLGGLAAGFLAGYIVIGLRKVFSGLPKTLDGLKPILLYPVFGLLVTGAIMFYLFDPVFSWINEGLISGLNNLGTGNAVLLGLILGGMMAIDMGGPFNKAAYTFAIGVFTSSGNTNGLMMAAVMAGGMVPPLAIALATTLFKNKFTEDERKSGLTNYVLGLSFITEGAIPFAAADPMRVLTSCILGSAIAGGLTQFWHINIPAPHGGIFVAALANHALLFLLSVAIGAVVSALVFGLWKKPIEAKQVEVRAERSIV from the coding sequence ATGAGAATTACGGATCTGATGATTAAGCAAACTATGATCATGGACCTGAAAGCTACAACCAAGGAAGCTGCAATCGATGAATTGATTGCCAGCCTTTCCGCAAACGGCCGGATTAACGATCCGGTCCTGTTTAAACAAATGATTCTGAAGCGTGAAGAAGAATCCAGCACGGGCATCGGCGGCGGGATTGCCATGCCTCACGCCAAGACCAAAGCCGTCAATGAAGCGACGGTTGTATTTGCAAAAAGCGCCGGCGGCGTGGAGTTTGAATCTTTGGACGAAGAACCGGCGTACCTGTTCTTCATGATCGCCGCTCCGGAAGGCGCTGCCAATACGCACCTGCGTACACTTGCCGCCCTTTCCCGGCTGCTGATCGATGCTGAATTCATCGACAAATTGAAGAATACCAAGACACCTGATGAAGTAACGGCGCTCTTCGACGCCAAACAGGAGGAACAAGAAGCGGCCAAAAAGGCGGAAGAGGAAAAAGCCAAACGGGAAGAAGAAGCAAAAGCCGCGGAGCCAGCTGGAATGATCGTTGGCAATCCGAGCAACTTGGAAGCGTTTGTAGTCGCAGTTACCGCGTGTCCCACTGGTATTGCGCATACCTTCATGGCCGAAGACGCTCTTAAGAAGAAGGCAAAAGAACTGGGCATCAATATCCGGGTAGAAACCAACGGTTCCGAAGGCGCGAAGAATGTGCTCACTTCCGACGAAATCCGGCGGGCAAACGGCGTTATCGTCGCCGCCGACAAACAGGTTGAAATGGCGCGCTTTGACGGCAAGCCGCTGCTGCAAAGACCGGTAAGCGACGGCATCCGCAAGCCGGAAGAGCTGATCCGCAAAGCGGCTGCAGGCGACGCCCCGATCTACCATAATCAAGGCAAGGCCGCTTCGGATGCGCCGTCCGCTGGCAAGACCAGCGTCGGCAGCAAAATTTATAAAGATTTGATGAACGGTATCTCCCACATGCTGCCGTTTGTTGTCGGCGGCGGTATTCTGCTCGCCATCTCCTTCTTGTTCGAGCAAGTGGCAAGCGTGGATAATCCGATCGTCAAGCTTCTGCAAACCATCGGCGGCGGCGACGGAGCGTTCCACTTCCTTATTCCGATCCTGGCCGGCTTCATCGCAATGAGCATCGGCGACCGTCCGGCTCTGATGCCAGGTATGGTCGGCGGCTTTATGGCTGCTAGCTCCAATGCCGGTTTCCTTGGCGGTCTTGCCGCCGGTTTCCTGGCCGGTTATATCGTGATTGGCCTGCGCAAAGTGTTCTCTGGCCTGCCCAAGACGCTTGACGGCCTCAAGCCGATTCTGCTGTACCCGGTATTCGGTCTTCTTGTAACCGGCGCGATTATGTTCTATCTGTTCGATCCGGTGTTTAGCTGGATCAATGAAGGTCTCATCAGCGGTCTGAACAACCTTGGAACCGGCAACGCCGTTCTGCTTGGATTGATCCTCGGCGGAATGATGGCGATTGATATGGGCGGTCCTTTCAATAAAGCGGCTTATACATTTGCCATTGGCGTCTTCACTTCCAGCGGCAACACGAACGGTTTGATGATGGCGGCTGTTATGGCCGGCGGTATGGTTCCTCCGCTTGCCATCGCACTGGCAACCACGCTGTTTAAGAATAAATTCACGGAAGACGAGCGTAAATCCGGCTTAACGAACTATGTACTTGGCCTGTCCTTTATCACCGAAGGCGCGATCCCGTTCGCGGCCGCTGATCCAATGCGCGTTCTGACTTCCTGTATTCTGGGTTCGGCTATTGCCGGAGGATTGACTCAGTTCTGGCACATCAACATCCCGGCTCCGCACGGCGGTATCTTTGTAGCTGCGCTCGCGAACCACGCGCTGCTGTTCCTGTTGTCAGTTGCCATCGGCGCGGTTGTCTCTGCTCTCGTGTTCGGATTGTGGAAGAAGCCGATCGAAGCGAAGCAAGTGGAAGTAAGAGCAGAGCGCTCTATCGTATAA
- a CDS encoding CGNR zinc finger domain-containing protein: MMLWDDFINSYWRDWRTGDKSKELDRLEDPEWLKSWLTAHGLPAIPADSAQLQELKKLRGCLFDTVREIVDGGTPDGLPERLNPYMAAGPVMRQAALDEEGRMTMTLLPMRADWEQVMAEIAASFASALAEKEESRFRICDNPDCLWVYYDDTRNRSKRYCDDKACGNLMKVRRFRARKKAEQ; the protein is encoded by the coding sequence ATGATGCTGTGGGATGATTTTATTAACAGCTACTGGCGGGATTGGAGAACCGGGGACAAATCCAAGGAACTGGACCGGCTGGAAGATCCGGAGTGGCTTAAGTCCTGGCTAACCGCTCATGGACTGCCTGCCATCCCGGCGGATTCCGCGCAATTGCAGGAGCTCAAGAAGCTTCGCGGCTGTCTTTTTGACACGGTCCGGGAAATTGTGGACGGCGGTACGCCTGACGGTCTGCCGGAGCGCTTGAACCCCTACATGGCGGCCGGTCCCGTAATGCGGCAAGCGGCACTGGACGAAGAGGGACGAATGACGATGACGCTCCTGCCGATGCGGGCTGACTGGGAGCAAGTGATGGCGGAAATCGCCGCCTCTTTTGCCTCGGCGCTGGCGGAAAAGGAAGAGTCGAGATTCCGCATTTGCGACAATCCCGACTGTCTCTGGGTTTACTATGACGATACGCGCAACCGTTCCAAGCGCTACTGCGATGATAAAGCCTGCGGTAATCTGATGAAGGTCCGAAGATTCCGGGCCAGGAAGAAAGCAGAGCAATAG
- the pfkB gene encoding 1-phosphofructokinase codes for MIYTVTLNPSIDYIVEVEDLKLGDLNRMKRDLKLPGGKGINVSRVLDQLGVENTALGFLGGFTGRYIADKLREDSIQSDFVFVADDTRINIKLKHGDETEINGLGPVIRDEEAQQLLDKLSHLQENDIVILSGSAPPSLGGDFYQKLIEACGQSGAEFVIDTTGKALMNALVHKPLVVKPNHHELAELYGVTINSIEEIVTYGRKLLEEGAKHVLISMAGEGALLITQNDVYRATVPSGTVKNSVGAGDSMIAGFVGTLFLTGDPIEAFRAGVASGSATAFSDDLATKEEIERLRPQVEIVPLS; via the coding sequence ATGATTTACACTGTGACGCTTAACCCTTCCATCGATTACATCGTGGAGGTTGAAGACCTGAAGCTTGGCGACTTGAACCGGATGAAGCGGGATTTGAAGCTTCCCGGCGGCAAAGGGATCAACGTATCCCGCGTTCTGGACCAGCTTGGGGTGGAGAATACGGCTCTGGGCTTCCTTGGGGGATTTACCGGCCGGTATATCGCCGACAAATTGCGTGAAGACTCTATCCAAAGCGATTTCGTATTCGTGGCGGATGACACCCGGATCAACATCAAGCTCAAACATGGGGACGAAACGGAGATTAACGGACTTGGGCCGGTCATTCGTGACGAGGAGGCACAGCAGCTTCTGGATAAACTGTCCCATCTGCAGGAGAACGATATTGTTATTTTGTCGGGTAGCGCGCCTCCATCGCTCGGAGGAGATTTCTATCAAAAGCTTATCGAGGCCTGCGGACAGTCCGGTGCGGAGTTCGTCATTGATACTACCGGGAAGGCTTTGATGAACGCTCTGGTTCATAAACCGCTGGTGGTAAAGCCGAATCATCACGAGCTGGCAGAGCTGTACGGGGTTACAATTAACTCTATCGAAGAGATTGTCACTTACGGCCGCAAGCTTCTGGAAGAGGGCGCCAAGCATGTGCTGATTTCCATGGCGGGCGAGGGAGCTTTGCTTATTACTCAAAATGACGTATACCGCGCTACTGTACCGTCCGGGACGGTGAAGAATTCCGTAGGCGCGGGGGATTCGATGATAGCCGGATTTGTCGGCACGCTGTTTCTTACCGGAGACCCGATTGAGGCTTTCCGCGCGGGAGTCGCTTCGGGAAGCGCCACTGCATTTTCCGATGACCTGGCAACAAAGGAGGAGATCGAGCGGCTGCGTCCGCAAGTTGAGATCGTCCCCCTTTCATAA